Below is a genomic region from Nilaparvata lugens isolate BPH chromosome 8, ASM1435652v1, whole genome shotgun sequence.
ATCAGGGCAGCCGCCATATTCCTCCCTTCCACgttcaaaaaattgtaagtaGGACAAGCCCTTTCCGTATTCATAACCTCACAATTAATCTTCAACCTATGAAAAATCTTCTGGATACGATTCATGTGCTCGCCTGACTCACTAACCTTACCAGCTAGTCCAACCAAAACTATATCGAATTTAGGCtcgatttttgagaaaatactcAACGACTCCTCGTGGATATCCTCGTCGTTAGCTACATTCCAACTAATTACTGTTGAAGGAAACAAAATCACAGGTCCCACCGCAAATAAACCGTTGTTCAGACGAAAACCGTGAGAGCTATATGTGTTTATCATTAGAGGACCGCGACCGGGTTGGTTCAATACATCAACCGTTGTTCGTTGATCTTCGTTGAAACAATACTGTCTTTTTAAAAcatctaaattgaaaaattgcgGTTTCAAAAGTTTTTTGTTTGATTCAAGAAGTTTTAAAATCTTCATTGCGGTGTGTGTCTTTATCACTAAATTACAAACTATTCCAAAATCTGATATTAATTTGACTAACCTTGCACTACACTTTCTTTATAAATTGATTGCTTGAAAAATAGTGATTAACTGTCATATTTTATCACAATCCACTGTAGAGAATGATATTGAAgacaaaaatattatgttttgtatatgaatttgaacataacctcaaaattaCAAGTCAGCTGTAACTATGACCTCGAGTCCTCGACTCGACTTGAAAGAAAGAGAATATTCAGGAATTCTGGggtcaaaattgaaaatggtaCAGGCTGCACTACCTAGCGGCATTCTCCCGAACTAGAGCTACTTTTCGCTACTATATAGGTTGTGCTACAATCGGCAAATTTTCCCCGGTAGATTTTAAAATCCAGTAACCTGCAAGCTAttgaaaaaaccctgtttttggaataaattattaattactttGAACTTAAATTCCTTTAAAAACCTTTTTGAATGATACTGGACAAATTTAATACAAAACTTTGAGCTTTTTCCATCGCTGGAGCCTTCTATAGTCACAAAAACCAGTAATATTCAGTTCCCCTTTCAGTTTTCTGCGATTTCCGCCAAATGCAGTCATTGGACAGGGAAAACCATTTCAACCTATTTTCCAgcttataaaattttgaatagaatgacCAATTTTATAACTCTGTATCTTCTATGATTTTCAAGTTACAAGCTTTCAAAAAcaagtcaaatttcatgaaaaatataaattaatacttGTTTTTAATCTGATACCGTACATTTTTTTTATGGTCTACTTTCAAATAATCTAATCATTAGTGTGTAATTTGAAATCCTTGTTGGTGTTTTCCTACCCTATATCCTGTTTATAATGTTGAAACTTATTTCTAAAACATTCTATATACTCTACAATCAATTAGACTTTTCTATCTAAGATAGATTCTCTATTTTTGATAACACGCATAACATATTCTCATCATttagaggatgaggaggagaaggtggtaaagaagaagaagaagaagaagaagaagaagaagagaagaagaagaagaagagaagaagaagaagaggaggaggaggaggaggaggaggaggaagaagaagaagaagaagaagaagaagaagaagaagaagaagaagaagaagaagaagaagaggagcaGTAGAAGAATGACGATGAGGAGGGGAAGAGGTGTtacagaaggagaaggaagaggaagagtagaaggaggaggagaaggatttggaggaggaagatgaggaggtgaaggaggcggagaaagagaagagggagaattgagaatgagaagaaagaagagtaggaggaagcgaatgagaaggagaagaaaatgttgTAACAGAAGAGCCTTTAGGATCTGTATCATTTTGAAGCGTATCATTTCTACCACGGCCTTTGAAATCAAGAGTCCCTGACACTAGGTAGCCGTGGAATTCCAAGAAtgaaaacataacctcaaaattctCAGAAACCCACCACcaatataaacaaaataatatgccCTAAAAACGATTTAAATTAAGTTTGAGTAACCAATTGAGTTTTGTTCTTTGTTCtatcaatagaaaattattgaaatgaattgtaattcttgaGCTGTGATTGGTAAAGCAATAATACTTTAATAAGGTAGCGGTACTTTATTTTCTACATTAGGTCGTTCACTGTTTTCTAAATGGATTCCGACAAGTAAGTTAATTTTTACTGCACTCaaaactatttttgaaaaacctaACTCAATTAGTTTCCCCAAAAATAACCCCATGTTTTCCAAAAATCCCTTTTGTCAATCCAATTCCAATATGTTTTTaccattatttgaaattttcttaatTGTACTGCATGTATGCTATCCTTCTGTCCATTTCCAACCACTCATGAGAAAGTTATTTAGAAGCTTTTAT
It encodes:
- the LOC111047022 gene encoding NADH dehydrogenase [ubiquinone] 1 alpha subcomplex assembly factor 3; this translates as MKILKLLESNKKLLKPQFFNLDVLKRQYCFNEDQRTTVDVLNQPGRGPLMINTYSSHGFRLNNGLFAVGPVILFPSTVISWNVANDEDIHEESLSIFSKIEPKFDIVLVGLAGKVSESGEHMNRIQKIFHRLKINCEVMNTERACPTYNFLNVEGRNMAAALIPPLKVDISEDDLHAELNRFKKQMKDDFLIGTDFKPEKPRDYEKEDKELRGFIENIGKSKDDKEGKK